Below is a genomic region from Acetobacter ghanensis.
TGCGCAAAAGCCTTGATGAGAACATCAAACCCTTTCTGCTCCGTCAGGCGGCCCGCAGCCAGAACCGAAAGTGTGGAAGGTGGCGGCGTAGGCGGCACGCTCTTTTCTTCCAACGCGGGCAGCGGAATGACCACTGTATCTGCCCTTTGTAAAAGTGCATTACTCTCCTGCGCACTCTGCTGATCCATTGCCACGACAAGATCGCTCTTTTTCAGCAAATAGCGCATACGCAGGTTAAAGAGCGCCTGCGCAAACCTAGAGCGACCGGGTTTGTAAATAAGAGAGCTAATTTGCGTTACCAGAACAGGCCGCCGGGGCAAGGGCAAGCGGGCGAGTTCATGCGTAACAAACCAGTGGTAGTTCCCCGGAATATAACAGAAGTCCACAGGATGAGACCCAAAGTACCCCCGCGCCAGCCGCCCAAGCCGATACATACTCCCATACCGGCGCGACAAGGAGGGAGATGCACAGACTACCCTGATCCTGTCAGACAACAGGCTGCGCATTTCCCCGACAAGGGAGGCGCAGAAGACGGTGACAGCAAACCCGTGCTCGGCCCAGTAATTTGCAAGCCTGATGGCTATTCTTTCCGCCCCACCAAATTTGAAATCGTGAATAACAATGCCAATGCTTGATACTGCGCACTGCTTCATACCCGCCTCCTTGGCATCTTTTTCAAACATCAAGAAGATGCAGCCATTTTTCTATAATACTATTGCGGGAAAACGCATTAGCCCGCGTTTGGGCTGCGGTAGAAAAGCTACGGCGGAGGTCCCTGTCATCCATCAGTTTTAATACATCCTGTGCAAAACAGGCTGTATCACCATCAGGCACAAGAAACCCTGTCTGTCCTGACACAATGATTTCCGTAGGCCCTGTTTCGCAATCGAACGAAACAATCGGTATTCCTGCTGCGCAGGCCTCCAACAAAACCATAGGCAGCCCCTCATACCGTGAGGTGGAAACCAGAATACCCGTACGGGCATACACGACACTCACGTCTTTTTGCGCTGGCAAAAACTGAACATTAACAAGAGGTGCTGCCTGCTCCTCCAGTTTTTTCAAATCCGGTCCGCTCCCTATAATCTGGAGAACCCAACCTTTGGCTCGCACATCCTGCGTTATTCTGCTCCATGCTTCCAAAAGCCGGTCAAATCCCTTTTGGGGGGTCAAACGGCCAATGGCGACAACACTCCGTGCATCCGGGTCATAGTGCACAGGGGGCAAGGCTGGAACCATATTGGGAATACAGACCAGTTCAGCTTTTGGAGTCATGTTTTTACGCCAAAGCGTAATATCCCGTTTTGTCAGGGTTACAACCGTATCTGCCCAGCGTGCGGCAATCTGCCGCCCCCATTTGCGCTTGCGCTTACCCAGATCAACATTGCAATTAAAGTGTTCCCACACAATGCAACGAATGCCAGCCAGCTTGCAGGCCGCAACACCATAAAAAGCATGTGTGCTTTCCACGACCACCAGAACATCCAGACGCAATGCCCGGATCTGCCTGTAGCAACGCCAGACCAGACGTGCCCAGCCACTGACCATGGAAACGTGTTTGTTGAAAAGGGATACAGTCTGCACCCTCTGATCCAGCCCATAAACTGCTGGACCTTGAGAATAAAGTTCAATCAGGGCTACGCTGGTATGGTCGGCCAGCCCGTTCATGACGGCACAGGCGGTCCGCTCGGTCCCCCCCAGGCCATTAATGTGCTGAATAAGAAACCCTACACGCATACCAAGCCGACCTTACGCACCCACCACAAAGTGCGCACCCTGCGGCCACGCAGCCTCTGCAATAATTACAAATGCGTTTTAATATCATCTATTTGGTCGTCAGGCCAATCCCTGTTGTGCACGCAGCACACAGGCAGCGGCAACATACGGGGCCACGCGCAAGAATGCTCCAGTGTAGAAAACAGGCTTAGGCGCGACGTGCATCCGTGCCAGACAGCAATAGGGACAAATAATGTCTGCCGCCATATGCAAGATGGAATGGCCGCACAGTTGCCGCCAACTTCTCACACGCAGGGGGCGGTTCAGCCTGCAGACGCAATATGGCGGCAGCCATGGCGCACGGGTCCCCAACCGACACGGCCTCCCCCACCCACGGCGCTCTCATCAGATCTTTTAATGCAGGGGTGCAACGGGTGCTAACAATCTGGCGCCCGGCGGCCAGCGCCTCGACCAGCACAGCACCATAACTCTCTGCGTGGGATGACAGGACAAACAGACGACATGCATCCAGCCACGGACGAATACTCGCAACATATCCAGGCAACACTACGTTATCCTGCAACCCAAGCATATTAATCAGCTTTTGCAGGTTGTCCCGCTCTGGCCCCTCCCCGCAAATGGTCAAACGTATTGCAGGGTGCGTTTTTTTAACCAGAGCAATGGCCTTGATAAGGATGTCAAACCCCTTGATCGGCACCAGCCTGCCTGCCGCCAGAATATCCAGCACACCGTCCGGCACGGGCTTTAGCTCCGGCTCATCCCACACGACCGGTAGGGGAATGGCCTGCACATCATGCCGTATCAGCACCGCCTGCGCATCATGCGCCAGTGCACGGCTAACAGCCACAACGTGGTCACTCTTCCGCAGCAAAAAGCGCATACGCATATTATATAGCCACTGCCCGAAGGCTTTTCTCCCCTGCCTGAAAATAGGCGAGCTGATCTGGGAGACAATAATCGGCCTTATCCCGCTTGGTAACTGCGCCAAACGCCGGGCAACCGGCCAATGCCCATTACCCGGCACATAACAGGCCTGAACCGGATGAGCCCGAAAGTACTGCCGGGCGGCACACGCCGTCTTTTCTCCCAAATGTTTATCCGAAACAGAAGCAGGCACGGATGCGGTGTGAACAGGAATGCTGGGGCATAGCAGATCCCGCATCTCACCTTCATTGCGGCCTGCAAATACAGAAACAGCAAACCCCAGACTACTCCAGTAATTTGCCAGCCCTATGGCAACACGCTCACTACCGCCCAGCCTGAAATCCCTTAAAACAACACCTATTTTGTAGCATATGTTGTTTTCAAATAAATTAAGCGCAAACATATTTATTTTTCACAAAAATACTTCTCTACAAAACATGCATTATTTATGGATGTTTTAATGTAATTATAAACCTAAAAGACGTCATATAATCCACACACACCCAAATCAATGATATAAAATTATTTTTAACCAAACGTCACAAATAGATATTATTTATGAAAAAATACTTACTTTCTCGAACAAAAATGAAAGAGGGTTATTTATATGAAATTTATATTTCAGAGCGATCATATCCAATATTTTTAACTGAATGCGCCGTTGTTGATTTTGATTTTTACTCACAACACGCGCAAGATACCAATACCCCACCCCGAATACCGTGCGTCAATTTCCACTCACCACCAATTGGTGTAAAAGCCAGCCTTCAAGCTTTTGTGTGAGATTGCATGGACCACAGCCCTCATTCTGTTTTTGCGCGTATTCTGGGGAATACAGGCATCCTCATCGGTAGCCGCGTGGTCAATGCCGTGTGCAGTTTTGTGTATGTTGCATGGGCCGCACAGGCGCTGGGGTTGCAGAATTTTGGCATTATGCTGCTCGTCACCACATTTGCCGCCATGGTCTGCGATGTAACACACCTGCAATCGTGGCAGTCCCTGTTACACTACGGCACCAGCTACTTTGAAAAAAAGCAGTTCGACCGCTTTAACGACGTGCTCATATTCTGCATTCGGGCCGACTTTATAAGCGGGCTGGTGGGAATGCTGGCCGGACTAGCAGGCGTTGCACTTCTGGGTGGCAGCTTTATGGGGTGGAGCAAGCACATCCAGTTTGATGCCGCTTTGTGTATGCTTACTATTCTGTGCATGAACACCGGCTGGTCCACTGGAATGCTCCGGTTGTGCAACCGCTTCAAGCTTGTTCCTGTTTATGAATTTCTGACCACCTGTGTGCGCACCGCAGGCACGGGCATTGGTTTTTTCTGCCATTTTGGCATTGGCTACTTTCTACTGGTCTGGTCATTAACCCAGTTGACCATGTTCGTGTCCTGTAGCTGTGCTGGCATTTACCTTGTTAAAAAGCATATTGGCCACTTTCCGTCCCTGTCCCGCATTCTTGGCACCAGAACACGCATTCCCGACATCTGGTCCTATACGGTCAAAACAAGCATCAATCAGGTTCTGGAATCTTTCTTCTCGCAAGGCGCCACGCTCCTCATCGGGGGCCGACTGGGGGCGAGTGAGGCCGCCGTTTACAAAGTGGCGCGGCAGATTAGCAATGGTCTGGCCAAACCGGCCCAGTTAATGATCCCGACACTGTACCCCGAATTCATCCGTATGCGTGACGCGCAGGACTGGAAAGGCATACGGAGCGTTATTCTTAAAATATTTGGTATTATCATTGCCTTTTCGCTCATCTCCCTCATCCTCACGGCAACGGTTGGCAACCGCCTGTTTTCCTACATGCTGCATGATGTATGGCCAGAGCAGCAGACCATACTCCTGTTGCTTGTCGGTGGGTCTTTGCTGGACATCTGCCTTATTCCACTTGAGCCCTTTCTGGTCATGGTTGGCAGAATATCCATTCTCCTGCGCTGGCGGGTTATTGTGATGTGCCTCTACTTCCCATTGCTTTTTGTGTTCATGGGAGTTGGTGGCATTAAAGGCGCATCGCTCGAAACACTTCTGGCTTCGCTGATGATGTTTGTTGTCTGCGCGCTGCCCGTCCTGCGCCTGTTGAACCGGAAAGTCGCGCAGACACCCCACATGCAATAAACCACCACACCAGACATATATGACAGACCACGCCTGAAAGACGGGAACAGCAGGCCAAACAAGGAAGGATGACGTTTATGGGACTGCGCAAAGACATCTGGCGCGTTGGCATTGTCAACAGCCCCATGCATACCATTCTGGAGCGCGGATCGCTTGAGGATATGCCAGTTGTCTGGACGCCTCCCATGCGTCGTTTCTGCTTCCGTGCCGACCCATTTGGCCTCTGGCGCGATGGCAAACTGCATGTCTTTGTAGAAGATTACGACTACCGCGTACGCGTTGGCTCCATAGATGTTTTTATCTACGATGCAGCCTTCAACCTGCTGGAACAGCGCAAGGCGCTCCAAACGCCGTGGCACCTCTCCTACCCCTATGTCTTTGAGGCCGAGGGGGAAACCTGGATGCTACCAGAGGCCCACCATTCCGGCCGTCTTACGCTTTATCGCAGCGTCCGCTTCCCGGACCAGTGGGAGGAAGCCGCGGTGATCCCCCTTGGTGAAGACATTGCCGTGGACGCCACCCCTTTCTTTCATGATGGCTTGTGGTGGCTGTTTTACACCCCGGCCATGCGGCCCCAGCCCGGTACGGTCGAACTCCACCTTGCCTACTGCCCCCACCCTGCTTGGCCCGCGGACGCGCCACCACGCCAATCCGGTGCGGCTGGACAGCGCCAGCACCCGCCCCGGCGGCACACCCTGCGTGCTTAATGGCAAGGTGGTTCTGCCCGTGCAGGACTGCACCTATACCTATGGTGGCGCCATACGCCCCCTGACCTTTGATGAATTGACACCAGAACGGGTCCGTACGCACGCGGGGTCTCCCATTCGTCGCCCCGCCAGCTACGCACCTTATACAGAGGGCATGCATACGCTTGCGGCTGTTGGCGATGTCACACTGATTGACACAAAATATACAGACCTTTCTGCCCGAGGCATCGGGTTGCAGGCATGGCGGGAAGTGAAAAAACTCTCCCGCAAGGTCCTCTCCCAAAGCCAACAAAAGGGCTAGCCAACCGTCTGACTGTCTTTGTGTGACCTGTTTGCATGGGCAGCGAGGTCATTATGCTCTGGCACGCTCATATCCATCGCCCATGCGCAAGTTCTTGTTGACGTGGAGACGAGTCTGCCAGTAAAAGCCCCGCTGATCCACGCAGATGGAAGCATGTCGTGCAAAGTCGCGACCAAAGAATAAAAAGCGAGCTGATCTTTCGCCTGTGCCAGCGGTGCCGCGAGGGTCAAGAGATCGGAAAGAGAGACAGTTTATGTTCGCAGTTATCCGCACCGGCGGCAAACAGTACCGGGTTGAGCCCAACATGGTGCTGAAGGTTGAAAAGCTGGAAGTCGAAGCCGGCTCCACAATCACCTTTGATGACGTTCTGGCCGTTGGTGGCGAGAGCGGCACAACCATTGGCGCTCCCACTGTTGCTGGCGCAAAGGTGACGGCAACCGTCATCGCTCAGGACCGCCTCAAGAAGGTCATCATCTTCAAGAAGCGCCGTCGGCAGAACAGCCGCCGCAAAAACGGCCACCGTCAGCCGGTTACCGTTCTGCGCATTCAGGAAATCAACGCTGCCTGATTCCCCCAACAGGGAATAACAGACAGGTTACGACCACGGAGGACTTAGGTCATGGCACAAAAAAAAGCTGGCGGTTCATCCCGTAACGGACGCGATAGCGCCGGACGCCGCCTTGGTGTTAAAAAGTTTGGTGGCGAGCAGGTTATTGCTGGCAACATCATCATTCGCCAGCGTGGCACAAAAGTAAAAGCAGGCGTGAACGTTGGCGTTGGCCGCGACCACACCCTGTTTGCTCTGGTTGACGGCAACGTGCGTTTTGAACGCCGTGCAGAAGGCCGCGTCCACGTTTCTGTTGATGCGCTGCCCCTCGCAGCCGAATAATCGGGCTGGTTTTTCCAGCCTACGTTTTCTAGCGTAGCTGGAACGCAAAACAGGGCCGGGCCGGAAGGTTCGGCCCTTTTTCGTTCCGGGGCGGAAGGTATGTCATGAAGTTTCTAGATCAGGCTAAAATCTACGTTCGCTCAGGCGACGGTGGAGATGGTGTGACAGCCTTCCGTCGGGAAAAATACATTGAGTTCGGTGGCCCCGATGGTGGGAACGGCGGCCGTGGCGGCGATATTATTTTTGAAGCCGTACCCAACCTGAACACGCTGATCGATTTTCGCTACACCCAGCATTTCCGGGCCCGTAAGGGTGGTAACGGTGCAGGCTCCGACCGCACGGGCGCTGCCTCCCCCCCTATTGTCATCAAAGTGCCCATTGGCACCCAGATCATGGATGATGACCGCGAAACCCTTCTGGCGGATCTGGATGAAGCCGGTAAGCGCGTCACCCTCTGCCGTGGGGGCGATGGCGGCTACGGCAACGCAAACTACAAAAGCAGCACCAACCGCGCCCCCCGCCGCTCGGACAAAGGGTGGCCGGGTGAGGAACGCTGGGTATGGCTGCGCCTTAAGCTGATTGCGGATGTGGGCCTCGTTGGTCTGCCCAACGCAGGCAAATCCACCTTCCTGTCCGTTGTCTCTGCTGCCCGGCCAAAAATTGCGGATTATCCCTTTACCACCCTGCACCCCCAACTGGGTGTGGTGCGCCTGTCCATGACAGAAGAATTTGTGGTGGCGGACATTCCGGGCCTGATTGAAGGCGCGCATGAAGGCACAGGGCTGGGCGACCGCTTTTTGGGCCATGTGGAACGCTGCGCCGTGCTGCTGCATCTGATTGATGGTGCTGCGGGCAACGTGGTGGATGCGTGGCGCACCATTCGCCACGAGCTAGTCGCCTATGGCGGTGGGCTGGCCGAAAAGCCGGAAATCATCGCCCTGAACAAGAGCGATGCCATGACCCCGCGGGAGGCATCTGCCCGCCGTGCAGCCCTGCAAAAAGCAAGTGGCGCCCCTGTGGTCATGATTTCCGCCGCAACAAGACAGGGCGTTCCGGAGCTGTTACGTTTATTGCAGGACAAGGTGACCGCGGCCCGCCGGGAAGCAGACACCGAGTCCTAACCTGCCGATCTGACAATGCCATAGCTGGAGGGGGGCCTCCCCCAACGGATTAGTCCATGACCACAGACATTCCCTGCCCTTCTCTCCTACGTGCAAAACGGCTGGTTATTAAAATCGGCAGCGCACTGGTTGTGGACCCACAAAAAGCGGCTCCACGGCAGGAATGGCTGGCTAGTGTTGCGGCGGATATTGCTACCTTACGCAAACAGGGGGTGGCCGTTAGCGTTGTCTCCTCCGGGGCCATAGCTCTGGCCCGCCACACGCTGGGGCTAACGGGTGGTCCTTTGCGACTGGCCGAAAAACAGGCCGCAGCAGCGGTGGGCCAGATCAGCCT
It encodes:
- a CDS encoding lipopolysaccharide biosynthesis protein, yielding MDHSPHSVFARILGNTGILIGSRVVNAVCSFVYVAWAAQALGLQNFGIMLLVTTFAAMVCDVTHLQSWQSLLHYGTSYFEKKQFDRFNDVLIFCIRADFISGLVGMLAGLAGVALLGGSFMGWSKHIQFDAALCMLTILCMNTGWSTGMLRLCNRFKLVPVYEFLTTCVRTAGTGIGFFCHFGIGYFLLVWSLTQLTMFVSCSCAGIYLVKKHIGHFPSLSRILGTRTRIPDIWSYTVKTSINQVLESFFSQGATLLIGGRLGASEAAVYKVARQISNGLAKPAQLMIPTLYPEFIRMRDAQDWKGIRSVILKIFGIIIAFSLISLILTATVGNRLFSYMLHDVWPEQQTILLLLVGGSLLDICLIPLEPFLVMVGRISILLRWRVIVMCLYFPLLFVFMGVGGIKGASLETLLASLMMFVVCALPVLRLLNRKVAQTPHMQ
- a CDS encoding glycosyltransferase family 4 protein is translated as MRVGFLIQHINGLGGTERTACAVMNGLADHTSVALIELYSQGPAVYGLDQRVQTVSLFNKHVSMVSGWARLVWRCYRQIRALRLDVLVVVESTHAFYGVAACKLAGIRCIVWEHFNCNVDLGKRKRKWGRQIAARWADTVVTLTKRDITLWRKNMTPKAELVCIPNMVPALPPVHYDPDARSVVAIGRLTPQKGFDRLLEAWSRITQDVRAKGWVLQIIGSGPDLKKLEEQAAPLVNVQFLPAQKDVSVVYARTGILVSTSRYEGLPMVLLEACAAGIPIVSFDCETGPTEIIVSGQTGFLVPDGDTACFAQDVLKLMDDRDLRRSFSTAAQTRANAFSRNSIIEKWLHLLDV
- a CDS encoding glycosyltransferase, producing MKQCAVSSIGIVIHDFKFGGAERIAIRLANYWAEHGFAVTVFCASLVGEMRSLLSDRIRVVCASPSLSRRYGSMYRLGRLARGYFGSHPVDFCYIPGNYHWFVTHELARLPLPRRPVLVTQISSLIYKPGRSRFAQALFNLRMRYLLKKSDLVVAMDQQSAQESNALLQRADTVVIPLPALEEKSVPPTPPPSTLSVLAAGRLTEQKGFDVLIKAFAQVLRSLPQAQLTICGEGEDRSALEQLVQEHKLEKSVQLVGYVDNIRPYLDQNAIFVLSSRREGYGAVLLEALEAGRYVVTTDCTPAVHDIFYDGVCGTVVPPNNPQALADGLVQALRKKPDITHLVEARVARFRINVGAQMYITAVENKMKAGRV
- the rplU gene encoding 50S ribosomal protein L21, translating into MFAVIRTGGKQYRVEPNMVLKVEKLEVEAGSTITFDDVLAVGGESGTTIGAPTVAGAKVTATVIAQDRLKKVIIFKKRRRQNSRRKNGHRQPVTVLRIQEINAA
- a CDS encoding glucosamine inositolphosphorylceramide transferase family protein, which gives rise to MGLRKDIWRVGIVNSPMHTILERGSLEDMPVVWTPPMRRFCFRADPFGLWRDGKLHVFVEDYDYRVRVGSIDVFIYDAAFNLLEQRKALQTPWHLSYPYVFEAEGETWMLPEAHHSGRLTLYRSVRFPDQWEEAAVIPLGEDIAVDATPFFHDGLWWLFYTPAMRPQPGTVELHLAYCPHPAWPADAPPRQSGAAGQRQHPPRRHTLRA
- the rpmA gene encoding 50S ribosomal protein L27; this translates as MAQKKAGGSSRNGRDSAGRRLGVKKFGGEQVIAGNIIIRQRGTKVKAGVNVGVGRDHTLFALVDGNVRFERRAEGRVHVSVDALPLAAE
- a CDS encoding glycosyltransferase, producing the protein MFALNLFENNICYKIGVVLRDFRLGGSERVAIGLANYWSSLGFAVSVFAGRNEGEMRDLLCPSIPVHTASVPASVSDKHLGEKTACAARQYFRAHPVQACYVPGNGHWPVARRLAQLPSGIRPIIVSQISSPIFRQGRKAFGQWLYNMRMRFLLRKSDHVVAVSRALAHDAQAVLIRHDVQAIPLPVVWDEPELKPVPDGVLDILAAGRLVPIKGFDILIKAIALVKKTHPAIRLTICGEGPERDNLQKLINMLGLQDNVVLPGYVASIRPWLDACRLFVLSSHAESYGAVLVEALAAGRQIVSTRCTPALKDLMRAPWVGEAVSVGDPCAMAAAILRLQAEPPPACEKLAATVRPFHLAYGGRHYLSLLLSGTDARRA
- the obgE gene encoding GTPase ObgE, whose protein sequence is MKFLDQAKIYVRSGDGGDGVTAFRREKYIEFGGPDGGNGGRGGDIIFEAVPNLNTLIDFRYTQHFRARKGGNGAGSDRTGAASPPIVIKVPIGTQIMDDDRETLLADLDEAGKRVTLCRGGDGGYGNANYKSSTNRAPRRSDKGWPGEERWVWLRLKLIADVGLVGLPNAGKSTFLSVVSAARPKIADYPFTTLHPQLGVVRLSMTEEFVVADIPGLIEGAHEGTGLGDRFLGHVERCAVLLHLIDGAAGNVVDAWRTIRHELVAYGGGLAEKPEIIALNKSDAMTPREASARRAALQKASGAPVVMISAATRQGVPELLRLLQDKVTAARREADTES